In the genome of Populus trichocarpa isolate Nisqually-1 chromosome 10, P.trichocarpa_v4.1, whole genome shotgun sequence, the window AGTCGTGCCAACAACACGTCGCTTGCCGCCACACTAACTATTCGTCAAAAATTACTCTCAACGAAACGTCGTTTACAGAGCATTCAAGTTCGTTTCAAGAAATCAACTATTACACCTCCAAACCATCAACAGCttaaccaccaccaccaccaccaccaccaccaccacctccagtACCACACTAACCTCCCTCTCCTCCTCTACAGCCACCACCAACTAAATAACAATCATGAATCCACCATCACCAACCCCCGACGAATTCTCGTCTCTTCCTCTCGAATTCGTCCCCTACCCTCCTCTACCTCCACAAACCACCCCTACTCCCATACAAACCCCACCCGCACCCGCATTCGCGCTTCCAAATCCGAACGCTGCATTCCCCTCATTTCCCATTCCCAAGAAACGCCGCCGTGGCCGTCCCCAAAAAACCCAAACCTCCTTTCACTTCCCCCAATTTTTTCCACCCAAAGCCGCACaaaaccaacaacaaaaaaaactagtcCCTGATATTTCAGAAGAAATCATAGTAATCAACAAAGAATCAACAAACGAAGCCTTAATTGGTCTCTCTGCTGGATTCCCTGCTGATTCCTTAACTGACGAAGAAATAGATGCCCGTGTGGTCACGAATATCGGCGGAATCGAACAGgttaattacattttaattaGGAATCATATAATTGCGAAATGGCGCGAGAATGTTAATGTTTGGGTGACTCAAGAAATGTTTCTTAATTCCGTGCCGATACATTGTCATGGGTTGTTAGATTCTGCTTACGATTATCTAGTTTCGCACGGGTATATTAATTTTGGGGTTTCGCAGTCGATAAAAGAAAGATTCCCCAATGAGTATACGAAGTCGAATGTGATTGTTGTTGGGGCAGGATTGGCGGGGTTGAGTGCGGCGAGGCAGTTAATGAGGTTGGGATTTAAGGTTACAGTTTTAGAAGGGAGGAAGCGTGCGGGCGGGAGAGTTTATACTATGAGAATGGAAGGGGGAGCGGGGAATAGGGTGAGTGCATCGGTGGATTTAGGAGGGAGTGTTTTGACGGGGACATTGGGGAATCCGTTGGGGATTTTAGCAAGGCAGTTGGGGTTTTGGATGCATAAGGTGAGGGATAAGTGTCCACTTTATAGTGTGGGTGGGAGACCAGTTGATTTGGATATGGATATGAAGGTTGAGACAGCATTTAATAGGTTGTTGGATAAAGCAAGTAGACTTAGGCAGTTGATGGGGGATGTCTCAGTGGATGTGTCATTGGGGGCTGCGTTGGAAACGTTTAGGCAGGTTTATGAGGATGCTGTGAATAAGGAGGAGATCAATTTGTTTAATTGGCATTGTGCTAATTTGGAGTATGCCAATGCAGGTTTGTTGTCGAAGTTATCATTGGCATTTTGGGACCAGGATGACCCGTATGACATGGGAGGGGATCATTGTTTTTTGCCTGGAGGGAATGGGAGGTTGGTTCAGGCTTTAGCTGAGAATGTACCAATTTTGTATGAGAAGACTGTGCATACTATTAGGTATGGGAGTGATGGGGTGCAGGTTATTGCGGGCAGCCAAGTCTTCGAGGGGGATATGGTGTTGTGTACGGTTCCTCTTGGAGTGTTGAAGAGTGGGTCGATCAAGTTTATTCCTGAGTTGCCACAGAGGAAGCTTGATGGGATAAAAAGGTTGGGATATGGACTGCTGAATAAGGTTGCGATGCTTTTTCCTTGCGTGTTTTGGGAAACTGACCTGGACACGTTTGGACATTTGACTGACGATACGAGTTCTCAAGGGGAGTTCTTCTTGTTTTATAGCTATGCAACTGTTGCTGGTGGTCCAATCTTGATTGCTTTGGTAGCAGGGGAAGCTGCTCATAAATTTGAGAGTATGCCACCTACGGATGCAGTGACCAAGGTTATTCAAATCCTCAAGGGTAATCAATTCAAccttttattgaaaatattgtttatgttgctatctcatcttctttctcataAATTTATGCAATTACTAGAATACCAGATTTGTGTTTTAGTTGCAAACTTTTGGAGTAGTTATCACCACGCATGGTCATTTAAATTGGCTTTGCTTCCTTGTTCATTTGAATTTCCCACTGTACTTGTGCTTGTTTTAAGATGAGATGCGAGTCTAAATATCGAGTAGATGATTAATCAGTATTTATATGTGACTCGGTTTGAATGCAAGCAGGTATTTATGAACCTCAAGGAATCACTGTCCCAGAGCCTATCCAAACTGTCTGCACAAGATGGGGCAGTGATCCATTTACCCTTGGTTCTTACTCTAATGTTGCGGTAGGGGCATCAGGAGATGACTATGATATATTAGCAGAAAGTGTGGGAGATGGAAGACTTTTCTTTGCAGGGGAGGCCACAAATAGGCGATATCCTGCAACTATGCATGGAGCTTTTCTCAGTGGGTTAAGAGAAGCTGCAAACATGATTCACTATGCTGGCACTCGAGCCTCAAGGATGAAGGTTAATCGGACCCCATCAAAGAATGCCCACACTTGTGCTTCCCTTCTTGCAGATTTATTTAGGGAGCCAGATATAGAGTTTGGGagtttttctgttatttttggcAGAAAGAATCCTGACCCGAAGTCAACAGCAATTTTAAGGGTGACATTTAGTGAACCTCGAAAGAAGAGCCAGGAAGGTTCTAGGCCAGATCAACGGCATTCCAATAAGTTACTTTTTCAGCAGCTTCAGTCACATTTCAATCAGCAACAACCACTTCATGTGTACACTTTATTGTCCAAACAACAGGCGCTTGAGTTGAGAGAGGTGAGAGGGGGTGATGAAACGAGGATGAATTATCTCTGTGAGAAGCTAGGAGTGAAATTGATTGGGAGAAAGGGTTTGGGGCCTACAGCTGATTCACTCATTGCATCTATTAAAGCTGAGAGAGGTGGGCACAAAACCCCTGCTACTTCTTTGGGTCTAAAATCAGGTGAGAGTGATTGGAGCCTTATTTatatccttctttttttctccaaagTATTGGGTTAGTCTGTTACGAGGAAGTTGAAATAacattttacttctttttttggaaAGGGATGTCCAAACTACAAAAGGTCACTTTGAAGCGAAAACTGGTCAGGTTGGTGTTGATGAAAGATGATTTTGCTATTATTGTTTCTCCTGATCTTCTAAATTTTTTCTTCTACCATTTGACTGGAAATTTTCACTGCTAACTCTTGCTATAATCTCCCAGGAGAGCTAAAATAGTGCGCAGCAGCAATAAGTATGTGCCTCCTCCGAATTTGAACATGGTAAATGTTAAGGTGTTAGAAGAAATTCGGACAACAAATCAGGCACCTCCTGAAAGGAATAGTACAGGTAAATATTGAAGGCCTTTAGTCTCAtaataaatctattatttttgcTGCATTTGGATGTAAGGTGGAAGTGAATCGTTCCTGTTCTTTTTACTCTCAACATGCATACTGAACCTCTCCTTCTCTTGTTATGTAAATTTAGTAAGTTAATAAATGCCCTTCTATCATTTCATAGTTACATCACGGTGACTTTATTTCTTGTGCTTCCATAGAGAGAAATGATGTGCGTTCTCAAGAACCATAGAAGTATATATAATGATCCACCTTTTTAAACTCCATTGATAGGGATATAAAacgatgcttttttttttctgttgtgCATAATCATTCATTAGTGCTGCTTTCCTTAACTATTCTTgtcataaaaatctgaaataaaTGGTTCAATTTTGTTAGGACAAATTCAAGTGgacatgttgaagaatgaacAGACAGCACCCTCCTGATGAATGGTGAGAATGGTAAACTATCTTTGATGCCAAGGTTATGTTGATAATTTCATGTGCAAATTGACTACATGGTTTCTGATATTGTTTTTCATCGCACCACTTGGTGCATGGCAAATGAGCACACATTTTCTTGATGGTTAGCATTTTGAATGCATTTTAGTGACACAAGTTTCTGAATTTTATTTGATCGATGCTacttgctctctttttttatgatacAAATGAAATGTGTATGAATATTTTATCTGGTGATTTGATATTTCTATCCCTGTCTAGTGGAGAACTCACACTCCATTGTGAATGCTTCTCTCTGGTGTGGCAGAATTTTTTCCTCCTTCTGAACTAGTAAGAAGGGCCGGTTGGAGAACTCTGTCCGTGCTATTACTGACTGTTGAAGATACATGTTCCATGCACAAAAGCTCCAGGAATGATGCATGGTGTCTACAATGAGAATTGAAAATTGCTGTATCTAATGAAACTGCATGTCATAATTGACTCCTTATTCTTCATCACCTCAGTCCTTCCTCGGGCAGCATAATGGAGAGGTAATGCCCCTGAACCATCAACCACAAAGCTTGTCCCCAAGTTGACTGTGGTGTGGAGAAAGGGTCCTCACAGAGGAGGATTTATGAAACAGCACAACTGTATCGTGCCATGATGGAAAGAAGATGTGATGATGTTAGCGCTGGTCAGGGTGGAATCTGGTTTCGATCTCCTATATTATGGAAGTACAAGGTATGAATGATCATAGATGTCAAACCTTAACAAAGGTCAAAACCCAAAATGAGACTGCATCTTGCTGATCGTGGAAGATCGGCACGTaatgatttgtaaaaataaagaaaacaatgattTAACTCTGCTGTTTGTGACAGAGGCTGGACAACTTGGtggcaaacaaaaataaaggaaaaaagaaagaaaaaaagtactgATTGCAATTGTGCTTGTAAATGCTCAAGACAATGAACGACTTGTTCCTAGAGGTTTTagtgattcttgtttcatcttGGTTCCACTGGGACTTGGTATACTATATCAAAGTATTCAGTGTATGTAATGATATTGGAACTTGGAGCAAAAGGCTCGATGCATTAAATTTCAAAGGATAGCATGCAAGTTCATACCAAATTCCATGAGCTCCTGACAGACTTGTAATAGACCTAAAGAACAATTTGATCTTTAACTTGTAAGAAATTAAATGGtatcttttaaaatcatttcatgTGTTTAATAGGGTTACACACAAGTGAGCGAGCCATTTCTGCTGAAAAACCTGGTCCTGGGCGTAAATCAATCTTCTCCCCATCCTTGATTTTCCAACCACAGCACTGAACCAAAGCCCCTAATGTTGCATGTGTCACCAGCATTGCAAATGATGCACCAGGACATCCCCTTCTTCCATTTCCAAATGGAAGGTAACGAAAATTTTGAGCCTTAAATTCCATCTGGTGCTCGCCAATTTTTTCCTCTGAACTCCATGAATCCTTCAGGCATGAATTCATTCGGATTAGCCCATGAATTCGGATCCTTCATGATAGCGTAGACATTAGTAACAGCTCTTGTCTTGGCCTTGATAACACAACTGTTGACCCTGCAATCTTCTGTACATTCTCTCATGATCAAGGGTGCGGTGCTGGAGGGTGAAGTCTTAAGGTTTCCTTGATGATTGCCCTAAGGTAAGGGAGATTTGGGACGTCAGATTCTTTGACTAGCCTGTTGGGCCCAACAACTGCACTGATCTCATCTCTAAGCTTCTTGAATATCTCTGGGTTGTTGATTAGCTCTGCCATTGCCCATTCCAAGGCCACTGATGTTGTGTCAGTAACAGCAAAGAACATGTCCTGAGATACATAAATAGCAGATATTAGCAATGCAAATAATTAACGAGAAATTCATTGGTATTCTTGAAAACAAGAGGTGAGAATTCGAGTTGGAGTGTCAATCTCAGTTATCCTCTTAACATAGTTATTCGTGATTTTTCTCATATGATGCAAGATATTAATATCTAGAAGGCTAAATAGAACTTACAAGCAAGAAAGACTTGATGTCATTTTTTGATAACCTAATTTCAGCAGCTGGATCTTTAAATATCTCCAACAATATGCCCGTCAAATCCTTCCTATCCCCCCTTTCAAAACCTTCCTTTGCCTTCTCTTCATGCTCCTTGATTATCCTTTCCACCAaacaatcataatattttagtaCCCCAACTAGTTTCCTCCCACTGCTAgaggaataaatttttttgaaaggacCCAAGATATCCCCTATAACAAGCTTCCCAGCCAGCCTCGTACTAGTCTCACACATCTTCTTAATCTTTTTGGCATCATTATCACTACCAGAACACCCTGTGCTCATTGCCATCCCGCAGATAATATTGTCTGTGAAAGCTGTGAACGCTCTATTCAAGTCACACAACCTCCCTTCTCTAGCACAATTGTCGTCACCGATTCGAATAACTTCACCCTCTCCTCCTCTCGTATATCAGTACTGAACTTATCAAGTTGTGGGACAGATCGAAAGGACTCTAGCCATGCACAGTTTCTTCATGAACCTCCAATAATCACCATATTAGGCAGTCACAAACCTCGAtcctctataaataaaatattcagaGCAGCCAAATTCAGGTAGAGAGATGAAATTTAGCTCCCATGGGTCTTGAATATTTCTTTTGCCACAGCAGCATTAGAAGCAATAACACACGTATGTCCCTAAACGTATCTGCATGAGTGGACCATATCGGTTGGCTAGGTTTTGGTAGGACTGGGCCAAGTAGGTGTAGGTGGCCAATAAGAGGTAGAGATGGTGGACTCGGCGGGGCTTCGATCTGGCTACGGTATTTAAAGAATGTTCTGACGAAGGAGAGAACGGCTGTGATTAACCCAAGAAAGAAGGGAAGGTAATAAGAAATCTCTGGTGCAGCCATGGCGAAGTTGGGAGAAATGGAAGTCCATATCTTGCCTTTATATAGAGACTTTGCATGGCCATCGTATCTTGCTGTTGTCTATTGGTGATTAACTAGCTGTTAAGCAACACTTGGTGAATGAAATATCGAATCATAAAAAAGATTGGATCAGTACAAGGAGAATAACAAAGATTCGATTCTTTCTGACAACATTATTCGGCGAAGGCCatgttcatgtaaaaaaaacttattcatgCTTTGTATTTCCTCCTCAATCAATGATTTCGACTCCCAACTGCATGCAACTATATAATTGTTAACTTTAGAGTatgtgaaattaattaagatatacaCAAACTGGCacgaatatttatattaataaaaaaataaaaaaactaagtctatcaaattaattaattaactaaaaatctaaatcaaGTTGTCATTTTACTGTAGAAGGCATAACTGTTCACCCACACATAAAAATATTGTGGACGAGATtgtgtatttttgtaattttattttggttttcaaagttttattttgtgctatttgattttaattaaaggcCACTTATTTCTGATTTTTCagtcaattataaaataaaaaggagactacaatgaaaaaagaaacaaacatgaGTGgcgttttaaaattttaatgaaagatACACTTTGGTTCTCTAACTTTAAAAATCACgcaaaattttaaattccagtaccttaattgttttctaattcaattatgatataaaaatttgtttttgttatttttttatcattggttgagagaggaaagagagaaatCGCTAGATTTCAGCGATACAAAGAGAAACGTCGTTGTAGGCCACCAAAACAGTTAATATTTGTATCAAATAGTTTGATTTGATAATGAGAGTTCGTATTAGGTGTTTTTGTTCACCTtgaaagttcatgaaaaaacaaatttgagctAAGGTAGATTTTTTATCTCAGGTTGGTTTCGGTTTTTGTggtggttttttggtttttttgaggCCATAGATAGGTTCACCAAGGTTTCTAATGTCTTTttggtaaaaacaaataagttgaaaaatattagcCAAAATCTGGGTAAACGACGTGtcgttaagtttttttttttcaaaacaaattagggTGGACTAAATGTTGTACGCCCCAAATACAAAAAGGAGCCCATTTGCGCGGGCCCTAACTAAATGGGTCAGGCAGGCTGACCTGGCTTTCTAGGCCCAACATTGCGTAACCTttgcttttttctatttttttaaattaaagttatttttatattgtttttttccatttgcGCGGGCCCTAAATAATactcattttctcttttatttttttagagagccttttttaaattaagaatatttttttggtcatgcatttaaattttgaaaaatttttctgattcatctatatttttttatcgttttgtaTCGATGAACtttacttttgaaaataaaaaaatatcatttcagataatatttttaatatgtgcagcattgaataatattttttttgtcattttattttattcaattaatttaatttgtgtctttatttctataattgtttaattgaataaaaaaaatattttaataaataaatttagtaaacacAACCGAGTAAATGTTTGTTcttgtgaaattaaatattgttgtctaaattagtttttctaatttttttttaaattaacgctattttatatatatatttttttctcagttttttatttatatgtagattaatactcattctctctttcattttatttaaagagcctcctttaaatgatatttttttttgttatgcatttaaattttaaagagtttttcttattcatatgtaattttttttttatcttttgtatagatgaactttaattttggaaataaaaaaattttctttttagataatatttctaatatgtgcagttttgaataatattttttttatttcattttattcaatcattttaatttgtgtctctatttctattatcgcttgattgaatacaaaaattattttaataaaaaaatttagtaaataCAATCAGGTGAAAGTCCCTtcttgcgagattaaatatcttgatccaCACATGTCTCTTAATTTtgttcagttttatttttagttatcatttatgttttatttatttatttattaacacatatagttctcaatttatttgattacatataCACATAAACGTTTTTAGTttcactgaattttttttaactacaaaaacacAATGAAAAAACCCTTGCATatagttttttgtattttttttttaatttaacttatgGCAAAGCGTGGTCAAGTATATAGTTATAATATAAACATAGTATGAGTTCACATGCTTTGACACAAACTAAAtactggaaaaaataatatataatttatgaaagaaGTTTCAAATGTCTAGACTCGGTGCGCTTAGCATAATATTATGAAGTTGAAATGAATTTGGTGGATATCATTGTGTAGAAACACAGGCCTTCTTCATCTATGTTTGAAGTCTACAAAGAACGAAATTATGTTGGATGAAGCCCTCATAAGAGTTCCTCAACAATACTTTGAAGACAAATCAAAGGTACTTTTCAAAGTATCAAATCACTAAATCTCGCTTTGCAATACATGCTCAAATTCGCGTTCATGCAAAgcataaattttattcttttgaaagaatatTTTAGATAGAGATTGTACCATACATCAAATCCAAGAAAAGAATCAAATGATtgtcttattcttttgaaagaatattttagataaaGATTGTACccattcatatatttaataaaatcatatatttatatactagtgattgtttaattttaagtgCTTAAAATGATCAGGGGAGGTTAATTCTCCATGATTGATGATTGACTACTAGGAGGTCTGATCAAATTTTGGAAGGAATAGAGGAGATAAAGTGAAGAAAAATGTTGGTTGTTGTCGTACGTGTGTGATGTCGCGGCGAAAACATTCATccttaagattttatctaataTGGCAAAtgtagggagacaaggaattcttgtcttttattagtggaaaattggaatgggagtcgccacctaatattttagTCACTAGAAATTCTAACTGGTTTCAGAGATCGGATaaggggactggttgcgtaaagggaagatattagcacccccaatacgccctacctaagatatgctgcattgttttattgtctgataaaaccTAATGTCTTGtcatgttttctaattgttggtccatctattgtttaagaaaagtcttccTCAGTAAGGAGAtttttatcttatcgggtaaaacctaactgttctgacatcaacaaaataatttaatatccggaatacgtgTTACATATAAGGTCAtaaccccagatattaaaagaaaaataataattttttggaatttttgaaatattggcctagttctcatgactttaataaactggttattaaagccaaaatgcatgctaatacatattttttgaaaatttctttgttgcatgaaaatacaatatgatttttatttttatttttgagagacttgaccatatgcatgaaaacaaaacattttattttttttaattttttttgacgaaaaccaggtattttaataccggatttgtatctttatagtataaaaatacaaaccaatatcgatcaaaatacagtaaaaaatatacgagaaaatcacaaatttttttgaaaagatttttggaatttttttgggctgggtccagctcggcccatgtggctgggctggacccagcaggCCTAAccgggtcactggcccaagccagtgacccgacTGGCTTTTAAACGCAAGCGTGCGTGAACAATTCACGCACGCCTGCTACAGccacaatttaattaaattgcaCCTGCACAGTGTTTGTGCAATTATAAACGGAAGGAGAAGGAATGAAAAGCTTACCTGGTTCACAGCCGCTGCTGGGAGAAATCCCTCCTGAGCTTGTCGCTGGGATTCTGGGAAGAAGCTATGATGCCACTCCCTGCGTCTGGCTTCCTTTCCGTTCTGTCTTCTCCTCGTGTCCgtctcttctcctctctctgcGTCtgattctctccttctctcttctttctcatgCCCGTCACCTTTTTCTGGCTCCTTCTGTTCCACTCTCCCCCGTTTTCTTTCCCCTTCTATGTCTTGTCTCCCCTCTGTTATGCTCTCctatctttcttttctcttctttgcactctcttctctctgtttttttttcttctgtcttGTTGCCTTTTCtgttgggttgttgccattgcatgtgcagcaaatggttggcaccaaccattaactattggcagccaccattgttgaatgagCT includes:
- the LOC7463452 gene encoding protein FLOWERING LOCUS D, producing MNPPSPTPDEFSSLPLEFVPYPPLPPQTTPTPIQTPPAPAFALPNPNAAFPSFPIPKKRRRGRPQKTQTSFHFPQFFPPKAAQNQQQKKLVPDISEEIIVINKESTNEALIGLSAGFPADSLTDEEIDARVVTNIGGIEQVNYILIRNHIIAKWRENVNVWVTQEMFLNSVPIHCHGLLDSAYDYLVSHGYINFGVSQSIKERFPNEYTKSNVIVVGAGLAGLSAARQLMRLGFKVTVLEGRKRAGGRVYTMRMEGGAGNRVSASVDLGGSVLTGTLGNPLGILARQLGFWMHKVRDKCPLYSVGGRPVDLDMDMKVETAFNRLLDKASRLRQLMGDVSVDVSLGAALETFRQVYEDAVNKEEINLFNWHCANLEYANAGLLSKLSLAFWDQDDPYDMGGDHCFLPGGNGRLVQALAENVPILYEKTVHTIRYGSDGVQVIAGSQVFEGDMVLCTVPLGVLKSGSIKFIPELPQRKLDGIKRLGYGLLNKVAMLFPCVFWETDLDTFGHLTDDTSSQGEFFLFYSYATVAGGPILIALVAGEAAHKFESMPPTDAVTKVIQILKGIYEPQGITVPEPIQTVCTRWGSDPFTLGSYSNVAVGASGDDYDILAESVGDGRLFFAGEATNRRYPATMHGAFLSGLREAANMIHYAGTRASRMKVNRTPSKNAHTCASLLADLFREPDIEFGSFSVIFGRKNPDPKSTAILRVTFSEPRKKSQEGSRPDQRHSNKLLFQQLQSHFNQQQPLHVYTLLSKQQALELREVRGGDETRMNYLCEKLGVKLIGRKGLGPTADSLIASIKAERGGHKTPATSLGLKSGMSKLQKVTLKRKLVRRAKIVRSSNKYVPPPNLNMVNVKVLEEIRTTNQAPPERNSTGQIQVDMLKNEQTAPS